A part of Mycobacteriales bacterium genomic DNA contains:
- the lspA gene encoding signal peptidase II, with protein MQAARGAALSEAAPVRRRRTALLAVVALTVLGLDVATKVWVVAELEGRRTLELLGGQLLIRVSRNSGAAFSLAQGATLLLTLVAVVVVVVIVRLSPRVGSVGWALSLGLLLGGAGGNLIDRLLRSPGPGRGAVVDFLDFQVWPSFNVADSGIVLGGLLAVLLSFRGIELDGRRQDDPA; from the coding sequence GTGCAAGCAGCGCGAGGAGCGGCGCTGAGCGAGGCCGCACCTGTCCGGCGGCGCCGTACCGCGCTGCTCGCGGTCGTTGCCCTGACCGTGCTCGGGCTCGACGTCGCGACCAAGGTCTGGGTCGTCGCCGAGCTCGAGGGCAGGCGCACGCTCGAACTACTCGGTGGTCAGCTGCTCATCCGGGTGAGCCGCAACTCGGGGGCCGCCTTCTCCCTCGCCCAGGGCGCCACCCTGCTGCTCACCCTGGTCGCGGTGGTCGTGGTGGTCGTCATCGTGCGGCTCAGCCCCCGGGTCGGCAGCGTCGGCTGGGCGCTGAGCCTCGGCCTGCTGCTCGGCGGGGCCGGCGGCAATCTGATCGACCGGCTGCTGCGCAGCCCCGGCCCCGGACGCGGCGCGGTCGTCGACTTTCTCGACTTCCAGGTCTGGCCGAGTTTCAACGTCGCCGACAGCGGGATCGTGCTCGGCGGCCTCCTGGCAGTGCTGCTGTCCTTCCGCGGGATCGAGCTCGACGGTCGCCGCCAGGACGACCCCGCATGA
- a CDS encoding RluA family pseudouridine synthase, producing the protein MTSRRSLPVPEGLDGLRLDAAISRLFGLSRTAAADLVGAGAATLDGQPVLKSERVTAGAVLEVDLPDPERARSKPPEVVAGLVVLYEDDDILVVDKPVGVAAHPSPGWDGPTVIGGLAATGHRVSTSGAEERQGVVHRLDVGTSGCMAVAKSERAYTVLKDAFRERTVDKRYHALVQGHPDPLTGTVDAPIDRHPSSAYKFAVVAGGRDSVTHYETVEAFRHASLLDIRLETGRTHQIRVHMAALEHPCVGDVTYGADPTLSKRLGLERQWLHAVRLGFSHPDDGRWVEFASPYPADLQQALDRVAEWS; encoded by the coding sequence GTGACCTCGCGCCGCTCCCTGCCTGTCCCCGAGGGGCTGGACGGGCTGCGGCTGGACGCTGCGATCAGCCGGCTGTTCGGCCTGAGCCGGACGGCGGCGGCGGACCTGGTCGGGGCCGGCGCCGCCACCCTGGACGGCCAGCCGGTCCTCAAGAGCGAGCGGGTCACGGCCGGTGCGGTGCTCGAGGTCGACCTGCCGGATCCCGAGCGGGCCAGGTCGAAGCCGCCCGAGGTGGTCGCGGGCCTGGTCGTGCTCTACGAGGACGACGACATCCTCGTCGTGGACAAGCCGGTCGGCGTCGCGGCCCACCCCAGTCCCGGCTGGGACGGCCCGACCGTCATCGGCGGACTGGCCGCGACCGGCCACCGCGTCAGCACCAGCGGTGCGGAGGAGCGCCAGGGCGTCGTGCACCGCCTCGACGTCGGCACCAGCGGTTGCATGGCCGTCGCCAAGAGCGAGCGGGCGTACACCGTGCTCAAGGACGCCTTCCGGGAGCGGACCGTCGACAAGCGCTACCACGCGCTGGTCCAGGGCCACCCCGACCCGCTGACGGGAACGGTGGACGCGCCGATCGACCGCCACCCGAGCAGTGCGTACAAGTTCGCCGTGGTCGCCGGCGGCCGCGACAGCGTCACCCACTACGAGACGGTCGAGGCGTTCCGGCACGCCAGCCTGCTCGACATCCGGCTCGAGACCGGCCGGACCCACCAGATCCGGGTCCACATGGCCGCGCTCGAGCATCCCTGCGTCGGCGACGTCACCTACGGGGCCGACCCGACGCTGAGCAAGCGGCTGGGTCTCGAGCGCCAGTGGCTGCACGCCGTACGCCTCGGCTTCTCCCACCCCGACGACGGGCGCTGGGTGGAGTTCGCCAGCCCCTACCCGGCGGACCTGCAGCAGGCGCTGGACCGGGTGGCCGAGTGGTCCTGA
- a CDS encoding nicotinamide-nucleotide amidohydrolase family protein, with product MTAEVRLARSADLDEVYALRHEVFVLGQDVPADLERDELDAAADHALARLDGRIVGTGRLVDGRTDEQGRLLPGTAGTVGTIGRMAVAEDARGAGTGRALLDLLVARAAERGLSAVELHAQLHARGFYERAGFTPYGEVYLEAGIEHLGMRRELRRGSPGLRRGRSAPVSGDVAQQLAERMQAEQWRFATAESVTAGLVADRAAQGKGASEWLLGGVVAYASETKQRLLGVAPGPVVNPETAGQMARGVAELMAADVTVSTTGVGGPDPEEGQPAGTVWVGVWVDGQVTTHRLQLAGDPEDICTGAAEAALRLVLGALPAR from the coding sequence GTGACGGCGGAGGTGCGGCTCGCACGGTCGGCCGACCTCGACGAGGTCTACGCGCTGCGCCACGAGGTCTTCGTGCTCGGCCAGGACGTGCCGGCCGACCTCGAACGCGACGAGCTCGACGCGGCCGCCGACCACGCGCTGGCGCGGCTGGACGGTCGGATCGTGGGGACCGGCCGGCTGGTCGACGGCCGGACCGACGAGCAGGGCCGGCTGCTCCCGGGTACGGCCGGGACCGTAGGCACGATCGGGCGGATGGCCGTGGCCGAGGACGCCCGTGGCGCCGGCACCGGCCGGGCGCTGCTCGACCTGCTCGTGGCGCGGGCCGCCGAGCGTGGGCTGTCGGCTGTCGAACTGCACGCCCAGCTGCACGCCCGCGGGTTCTACGAACGGGCCGGCTTCACGCCGTACGGCGAGGTGTACCTCGAGGCCGGCATCGAGCACCTGGGCATGCGCCGGGAGCTCCGGCGGGGTTCGCCGGGCCTGCGGCGGGGCAGATCGGCGCCCGTGTCGGGTGACGTGGCGCAGCAGCTGGCCGAGCGGATGCAGGCCGAGCAGTGGAGGTTCGCGACGGCCGAGTCCGTCACCGCCGGTCTGGTGGCCGATCGGGCCGCGCAGGGGAAGGGCGCGAGTGAGTGGCTGCTGGGCGGCGTCGTCGCCTACGCCAGCGAGACCAAGCAGCGGCTGCTCGGGGTCGCGCCCGGGCCGGTCGTGAACCCGGAGACGGCCGGGCAGATGGCCCGTGGCGTGGCGGAGCTGATGGCCGCCGACGTCACCGTCTCGACGACCGGCGTCGGCGGCCCGGATCCCGAGGAGGGGCAGCCGGCGGGCACCGTCTGGGTCGGTGTGTGGGTCGACGGGCAGGTGACGACGCACCGGCTGCAGCTGGCCGGTGACCCCGAGGACATCTGTACCGGTGCCGCCGAGGCCGCCCTCCGCCTGGTCCTCGGCGCCCTGCCCGCACGCTGA
- a CDS encoding MATE family efflux transporter, which yields MGATARRTDRLATDREILRLAVPAFGALVAEPLFLLADSAVVGRLGTPPLAGLGIAGSVLASAIGVFVFLAYGTTAAVARRVGAGDLRAAVEDGIDGVWLAALIGAATAVLGFVFAPQVVAGFSASGAVAEQAVIYLRWSLPGLPAMLVVLAATGILRGLQDTRTPLLVAAAGAAANLVLSIGLVHGAGMGIAGSALGTVLAQAGMAVAFLVVVVRAARRTGAALRPDAAGLLRVGRVGLPLLVRTLTLRAALLVTTYVAVAQGDAELAAHQVATVLWGFLALALDAVAIAGQALTGRALGAGDGEAARALTRRMLVWGIGAGVVLGAGVLALRPVLAPLFSPEPEVQGALVAVLVVVAVTQPLAGWVFVLDGVLIGAGDGRYLAVAGLITLVGYLPFALLVLASPVAGTAGLVWLWVAFAGGFMLVRAITLGLRLRSGAWLVMGAVR from the coding sequence GTGGGAGCGACCGCGCGGCGCACCGACCGGCTGGCGACGGACCGGGAGATCCTGCGCCTGGCCGTACCCGCCTTCGGTGCGCTGGTCGCCGAGCCGCTGTTCCTGCTCGCGGACTCCGCGGTGGTGGGCCGGTTGGGGACCCCGCCGCTGGCCGGGCTCGGCATCGCGGGAAGCGTGCTCGCCAGCGCGATCGGTGTCTTCGTCTTCCTCGCGTACGGGACGACGGCGGCGGTCGCGCGGCGGGTGGGAGCCGGCGACCTGCGTGCCGCCGTCGAGGACGGCATCGACGGCGTGTGGCTGGCTGCGCTGATCGGTGCAGCCACCGCCGTTCTCGGCTTCGTGTTCGCGCCGCAGGTCGTCGCAGGTTTCTCGGCGTCCGGCGCCGTGGCCGAGCAGGCGGTGATCTACCTGCGCTGGTCGCTGCCGGGCCTGCCGGCGATGCTCGTCGTCCTGGCGGCCACCGGCATTCTGCGCGGGCTGCAGGACACCCGGACACCCTTGCTGGTCGCCGCGGCCGGTGCGGCAGCCAACCTCGTGCTGAGCATCGGCCTCGTGCACGGCGCCGGGATGGGGATCGCCGGCTCCGCGCTCGGTACCGTGCTGGCCCAGGCCGGCATGGCCGTGGCCTTTCTCGTCGTCGTCGTACGCGCCGCCCGGCGCACAGGTGCCGCGCTGCGGCCGGATGCCGCCGGACTGCTGCGCGTGGGACGGGTGGGCCTGCCGCTGCTGGTCCGGACGCTCACGCTCCGTGCCGCGCTGCTCGTCACCACCTACGTCGCGGTCGCCCAGGGGGACGCGGAGCTGGCTGCGCACCAGGTCGCGACCGTGCTGTGGGGCTTCCTGGCGCTCGCCCTGGATGCCGTCGCGATCGCCGGGCAGGCGCTCACCGGCCGGGCCCTGGGAGCCGGAGACGGCGAGGCCGCCCGCGCCCTCACCCGGCGCATGCTGGTCTGGGGGATCGGCGCAGGCGTCGTGCTCGGTGCAGGCGTGCTCGCGCTGCGCCCGGTGCTCGCTCCACTGTTCAGCCCCGAGCCGGAGGTGCAGGGCGCGCTCGTGGCGGTACTGGTCGTCGTCGCGGTCACCCAGCCGCTGGCCGGCTGGGTGTTCGTGCTGGACGGCGTGCTGATCGGCGCCGGGGACGGCCGCTACCTCGCCGTCGCAGGGCTGATCACCCTCGTCGGCTACCTGCCGTTCGCCCTGCTGGTGCTGGCGTCACCGGTGGCGGGGACCGCCGGTCTGGTCTGGCTGTGGGTGGCCTTCGCCGGCGGTTTCATGCTCGTACGCGCCATCACTCTCGGGCTGCGGCTGCGCAGCGGTGCCTGGCTGGTGATGGGAGCGGTGCGGTAG
- a CDS encoding ABC transporter permease, producing the protein MNFLEYLESNREPLLELTVEHVQIVLLSVGIALVVGGALGVLAHRSLTLRPLVLTFASTMLTIPSLALFALAIPLFGLGTKPSVFALVLYGLLPIVRNTVSGLESVDPAIVRAARGMGMSRGRRFLSIELPLAWPVLLAGVRVSTQIVVGIAAIAAFVNGPGLGNEIFRGLRSLGSPFALNFVLGGTLGIVVVALVLDAAFVLVQRFTTSKGLR; encoded by the coding sequence GTGAACTTCCTCGAGTACCTCGAGTCCAACCGTGAGCCCCTGCTGGAACTCACCGTCGAGCACGTCCAGATCGTGTTGCTCTCCGTCGGCATCGCCCTCGTGGTCGGGGGTGCCCTGGGGGTGCTGGCCCACCGGAGCCTGACGCTGCGTCCCCTCGTGCTGACCTTCGCCTCGACGATGCTCACGATCCCGTCGCTGGCCCTGTTCGCGCTCGCCATCCCGCTGTTCGGCCTCGGCACCAAGCCCTCCGTCTTCGCGCTGGTGCTCTACGGCCTGCTCCCGATCGTGCGGAACACCGTCTCCGGGCTGGAGTCCGTCGATCCCGCGATCGTGCGCGCGGCGCGTGGGATGGGGATGAGTCGGGGGCGGCGCTTCCTCAGCATCGAACTGCCGCTCGCCTGGCCCGTGCTGCTCGCGGGAGTCCGCGTCTCCACCCAGATCGTCGTCGGCATCGCCGCCATCGCGGCCTTCGTCAACGGACCCGGCCTCGGGAACGAGATCTTCCGGGGACTGCGCTCGCTGGGTAGCCCCTTCGCCCTGAACTTCGTCCTCGGCGGCACGCTCGGCATCGTCGTCGTCGCCCTGGTCCTCGACGCTGCGTTCGTCCTGGTGCAGCGGTTCACCACCTCGAAGGGTCTGCGATGA
- a CDS encoding ABC transporter ATP-binding protein, translating to MIRLDELTKRFRGQAAPAVDRVSMQVRRGEIVVLVGPSGCGKTTTMELVNRLIEPTSGRIFLDGEDVTRADPDALRRRIGYVIQATGLFPHQTIASNIATVPKMLGWKKTRIADRVDELLELVGMDAATYRGRYPKELSGGQRQRIGVARAMAADPPVMLMDEPFGAIDPITRERLQNEFLRVQSQVQKTVIFVTHDVDEAIKMGDRIAVLRDQSHIAQFDTPEEILTNPADSYVEDFIGAGAALKRLNLTRIRDVEVTTDCPTARLSDRVEDVRRRLHESDWTTILLIDEQGRPARWLNTRDLNRPETDLRRLGLPVVALVEPHATLSDALNELVTSNAGVAVVVDGRGTYQGLVDLDTLMTSVRSTRDRNEEYYRVAKLAVEDRTP from the coding sequence ATGATCCGGCTCGACGAGCTCACCAAGCGCTTCCGCGGGCAGGCCGCGCCCGCCGTCGACCGGGTGTCGATGCAGGTGCGCCGCGGCGAGATCGTCGTCCTCGTCGGACCGTCCGGTTGCGGCAAGACCACGACGATGGAGCTCGTCAACAGGCTCATCGAGCCGACCTCCGGCCGGATCTTCCTGGACGGCGAGGACGTCACCCGGGCCGACCCGGACGCGCTGCGACGTCGGATCGGCTACGTCATCCAGGCGACCGGGCTGTTCCCGCACCAGACGATCGCCAGCAACATCGCGACGGTCCCGAAGATGCTCGGCTGGAAGAAGACCCGCATCGCCGACCGCGTCGACGAGCTGCTCGAGCTGGTGGGCATGGACGCCGCGACCTACCGCGGCCGCTACCCGAAGGAGCTGTCGGGCGGCCAGCGCCAGCGCATCGGTGTCGCCCGGGCGATGGCCGCCGACCCGCCGGTGATGTTGATGGACGAGCCGTTCGGCGCGATCGACCCGATCACCCGCGAACGGCTGCAGAACGAGTTCCTCCGAGTGCAGTCGCAGGTGCAGAAGACCGTCATCTTCGTGACCCATGACGTCGACGAGGCGATCAAGATGGGCGACCGGATCGCCGTGCTGCGCGACCAGTCGCACATCGCGCAGTTCGACACGCCCGAGGAGATCCTCACCAACCCGGCCGACAGCTACGTCGAGGACTTCATCGGCGCGGGCGCGGCGCTCAAGCGGCTGAACCTCACCCGCATCCGCGACGTCGAGGTGACCACCGACTGCCCGACCGCGCGCCTGAGCGACCGGGTCGAGGACGTGCGCCGGCGGCTGCACGAGTCCGACTGGACCACGATCCTGCTGATCGACGAGCAGGGGCGCCCTGCCCGCTGGCTCAACACGCGGGACCTCAACCGACCGGAAACCGACCTGCGCCGCCTCGGGCTGCCCGTCGTCGCCCTCGTCGAGCCGCACGCCACCCTGTCGGACGCGCTCAACGAGCTCGTCACCTCCAACGCCGGGGTCGCGGTCGTCGTGGACGGTCGGGGCACCTATCAGGGGCTGGTGGACCTGGACACGCTCATGACGAGCGTCCGCTCGACGCGCGACCGCAACGAGGAGTACTACCGGGTGGCCAAGCTCGCCGTCGAGGACCGCACGCCGTGA
- a CDS encoding ABC transporter permease: MTALTALPPPEPGPGRTRLSRRSAAGWLGMPVFLLVINGLLYAWVQRQELDSIEARVLNAPALRERVAEHVQLSLVSTALVIAVAVPLGILATRPSTRRASPVILALGNLGQAIPSFGLITLIVLTLGTGFRSIVIGLFAYSALPILRNTIVGLQQVDPSLTKAARGMGMGPLRVLRRVELPLAVPVVLAGIRTALIINVGTATLSTFFGVQALGYVIFQGIQLNRDVVLVTGAVLASSLALLADYLAGVVQDLLSPRGL, translated from the coding sequence GTGACCGCTCTGACGGCGCTTCCGCCGCCCGAGCCCGGCCCCGGCCGGACGCGCCTGTCCCGCCGCAGTGCGGCGGGTTGGCTGGGCATGCCGGTGTTCCTGCTCGTCATCAACGGCCTCCTGTACGCCTGGGTGCAGCGCCAGGAGCTCGACAGCATCGAGGCGCGGGTGCTGAACGCGCCGGCCCTGCGTGAGCGGGTGGCCGAGCACGTTCAGCTGTCGCTGGTGTCGACCGCTCTGGTCATCGCGGTCGCCGTCCCGCTCGGCATCCTGGCGACGCGGCCCAGCACCCGCCGTGCCAGCCCGGTGATTCTCGCGCTCGGGAACCTGGGGCAGGCGATTCCGTCGTTCGGGCTGATCACCCTCATCGTGCTGACGCTCGGCACCGGCTTCCGGTCGATCGTCATCGGCCTGTTCGCCTACTCCGCCCTGCCGATCCTGCGGAACACCATCGTGGGCCTGCAGCAGGTCGACCCCTCGCTCACGAAGGCGGCGCGCGGCATGGGCATGGGACCGCTGCGCGTCCTGCGCCGCGTCGAGCTCCCGCTCGCCGTGCCGGTCGTCCTGGCCGGCATCCGTACAGCGCTGATCATCAACGTCGGCACGGCCACGCTGTCCACCTTCTTCGGCGTCCAGGCACTGGGTTACGTGATTTTCCAGGGCATCCAGCTGAACCGGGACGTGGTCCTCGTCACCGGGGCCGTCCTCGCCTCCTCCCTCGCGCTGCTCGCCGACTACCTGGCGGGGGTCGTGCAGGACCTGCTCTCCCCTCGCGGGCTCTGA
- a CDS encoding glycine betaine ABC transporter substrate-binding protein translates to MRSRTPVLSAVLGVLLTATACGGGDPATPGDGPLSDATITVGSKDFDEQLILGHISKLALEDAGATVVDQINLGGTDASRGALVSGKVDHYWEYNGTAWISFFKETEPIPDRIEQYEVVRDRDLAENELVWLEPANFNNTYGLAFRSEAAAELGSPETISDLASVEAGALSLCVESEFSTRDDGLPGLEKTYGFEFPDKQVTVLDTGIVYTSTDKGQPCNFGEIFTTDGRIGALDLTVLEDDKAFFPLYNASPVFTKEVMDSHGEELTELYGPITEALTQDVMTDLNKRVSADGERPEQVAKSWLEDNDLIG, encoded by the coding sequence ATGCGTTCCCGTACCCCCGTCCTCAGCGCCGTCCTCGGTGTCCTGCTCACCGCCACCGCCTGCGGCGGCGGTGACCCGGCGACCCCGGGCGACGGACCGCTGTCCGACGCCACCATCACGGTCGGGTCCAAGGACTTCGACGAACAGCTCATCCTCGGCCACATCAGCAAGCTCGCGCTCGAGGACGCCGGTGCCACTGTCGTCGACCAGATCAACCTCGGCGGTACGGACGCCTCCCGCGGCGCGCTCGTCTCCGGCAAGGTGGACCACTACTGGGAGTACAACGGCACCGCGTGGATCAGCTTCTTCAAGGAGACCGAGCCGATCCCGGACCGCATCGAGCAGTACGAAGTCGTCCGCGACCGCGACCTGGCCGAGAACGAGCTGGTCTGGCTCGAGCCGGCGAACTTCAACAACACCTACGGCCTCGCGTTCCGCAGCGAGGCGGCTGCCGAGCTCGGCAGTCCCGAGACCATCTCGGACCTTGCGTCTGTCGAGGCCGGCGCGCTGTCGCTGTGCGTGGAGAGCGAGTTCTCCACCCGTGACGACGGCCTGCCCGGGCTGGAGAAGACCTACGGGTTCGAGTTCCCGGACAAGCAGGTGACCGTGCTCGACACCGGCATCGTCTACACCTCCACCGACAAGGGTCAGCCCTGCAACTTCGGTGAGATCTTCACGACCGACGGTCGGATCGGTGCGCTCGACCTGACCGTCCTCGAGGACGACAAGGCGTTCTTCCCGCTGTACAACGCCTCGCCCGTCTTCACCAAGGAGGTCATGGACAGCCATGGCGAGGAGCTCACCGAGCTGTACGGCCCGATCACCGAGGCCCTCACGCAGGACGTCATGACCGACCTCAACAAGCGCGTCTCCGCCGACGGCGAGCGGCCCGAGCAGGTCGCGAAGTCCTGGCTGGAGGACAACGACCTGATCGGCTGA